Part of the Sulfuriflexus mobilis genome is shown below.
CTGCCCTTCTCCTCGGGCTGATCTTCAAAACCGATCGAGAAGGTTTTTAAATCTTTCTGCCCCGCTTCGCACAACATCGCCACCAGCAGGCTCGAATCGAGGCCGCCGGAGAGCAGCACACCGACCGGCACATCCGCGGCGAGGCGGCGACGATCCACGGCGGTACGCAGCGCAACATGGGTCGCCTCGACCCACTCGTCTTCACTCATGTCTTGTGCAGGGCGCTGGGCCGTGAGTTGCCAGTAACGACGATGCTCCGTCTTGCCATCGGCCTGGATGGTCAGGGTCGTGCCCGGCTCCAGTTTGCGTACCCCGCTCAGCACGGTGCGCGGCGCCGGCACCACGGCATGCAAGGTCAGTTGATGATGCAGGGCGACTGCATCAAGAGAGGTATCGACGCCGCCCGCGGCGAGCAGGGCCTGCGGGTTGGAGGCAAAGCGCAGACGACCACGTTGACGCGCATAATAAAACGGTTTGATGCCGAGACGGTCGCGGGCCATGAACAACTGACGACGCTTTACATCCCAGAGGGCAAAGGCAAACATGCCGTGAAAATGCTCAACACACTGCTCACCCCACTCGGCATAACTTTTGAGGATAACCTCACTGTCGCCATCACTGGTAAAACTGTGGCCGCGCTTGCGCAGGTCATCGCGCAATGCACGGTAATTATAGATAGTGCCGTTAAATACCAGCCGGTTACCGGTTTCGGTATCAAGCATCGGCTGATTCGCGCGAGCAGACAGATCAATGATCGCCAGACGACGATGTCCGAGCGCTAAAGCCCCTTCCAGATAACTGTCGCCCGAATCCGGGCCACGCGGTACCAGTACCTTGAGCATGCGATCGATCGCCGCCTGCTCGGGTTGCGAGCCATCAAAACGTAATTCACCACAAATACCGCACACAAGGAGCTTCCTGAATATTAATCAAAGAGAAAAAACGATAACGATAAACAATACCGTCTAGGGGGCAACGGACAGCTTCGACACCACCCGGCTGACACCGCTAACCCCACGGGCAATACCCACTGCACGATCGGCGATGCGACGACTGGCGACCTGCCCATAGAGGGTAACGACATTACGATAAGTACTCACCTGGATGTCCGCTGCACTGAGCAGACTATCACTGCGATAACGTGAGCGGATGCTCGAGGTGATGGCACCGTCTGTACTGATTTGTGCATGACTGCGATCCGTGTTCGACCCCTGATACGTCCCCGGTTGTGTGTTACCCACCAGGGCACCTGCGCAACCGCTCAGGCCCATGATCATAATTACACTACTTAGTATGAGTAAACGTGTTGTCATCTTGCCAAACCCCTTGTTCATGGCTTACCCCAACCACCGCCACCCGGCGTGCTGATGCGGATCCTGTCACCGGCTGCAACCCACAGGCTGACCTTACCCGCCACAATCTTATCATTGTAACGGTTCTCACCGGCCTGTCCTGCCTCGCCGTCGGCCACGCCCCAGGGACGATGCCGCCGCCGTTCCGTCAGCAAGGTTACCGAAGTCGGTGCCAAAAATTCATATTCACGCACCAGGCCATCACCACCCCGGTGCTGCCCGCTACCCCCCGACCCCTCTCGGACCGCGTAACGATTAATACGCAAGGGATAGTGCATCTCCAACACCTCGATGGGTGTATTCAGCGTGTTGGTCATATGCGTTTGCACGGCACTCAGGCCACCGCCCTGCTGACCCGCGCCCATGCCGCCGCCGAGGGTCTCGTAATAGTCCCACGGCTGCTCGCCGCGTGCGCCCATGGCGATGTTGTTCATACTGCCGTGACTGGCCGCCGGGATGCGCTGCGGGATTGCCTGCGCCAGTGCCCCCATAATGACATCGACCACCCGCGTGCTGGTCTCGACATTGCCTGCCGCGACCGCGGCCGGGCGCTTCGCATTGAGCAAACAACCTGCCGGCGCGCTGAGGCGGATACTGCGAAAGCTGCCGGCACAGGCCGGCGTATGCGCCGGCATCAGGCAACGAAACACGTAGTAGACCCCGGCCGCGGCGACCGACAAGGGGCAGTTGATGTTGCCCGGCGTCTGCGCGGCCGTGCCGGTAAAATCCACTGCGATGTCATCACCGCTAACCGTAAGCGTGGCGATAATCGGCAAATCTTCATGGCCGAGGCCGTCATCATCCATGACGTCCTCGAAGCGGTACACACCATCGGGGATGTCACTCAAGGCACTCCGTGCCAGGCGTTCGGCATAGTCATTCAGTTCCACCAACCCCTGCGCAAAAGACTCGCGACCCAGGCCGCTAACGAGTTCCTGCAGGCGGGCAAGACCGGCCTGGTTGGCACTGATCTGTGCAGCGAAATCGCCGCGCGCCTGCTGTTCGTGCTGCAGGTGACCGATAATGTGCCTAAACAGGTCTTCATCAATATTGCCGCCACGCAGCAATTTTGACGGTGGGATGATCAACCCCTCTTCCTGCAGGCTGTGGCTGATCGGCATCGAGCCGGGCGAGTCGGCACCGATGTCGGCATGGTGGGCACGGTTGACGACGAAGGCCATTAACTGCCCATCAATAAATAGCGGTGCAATCAGGGTCACATCGGGCAGGTGGGTGCCACCAAAGAAGGGGTCGTTGAGCACGACCATGTCACCGACATGCCAATCCACCTCGGCGACGATATCGCGCATGGCAAAGGCCATGCTGCCCAGGTGCACCGGGATATGCGCGGCCTGTGCGCATAACTCACCCGCGGCATCGAACACAGCACAGGAAAAATCCAGACGGTCTTTTATATTCGGTGAGAAGGCCGCACATTGCAGGCGTGCGCCCATCTCCTCGCAGACGGCCTCGATACGGCTGGCAAATAAAGTCAGTTCAACGGCATCCATGCGAGCAAAGTCTACACAGAGTTGGCCGGGGCGGACAGGGCCGCTCATCCTGGCGAAATAAAAGCCGTTTAACCGTATTGCATTCGCTACCCGCTGGATTATAATGGCCCACTAATTTGCTAAGTTATTCAATAAGAAAGGGGATCCATCCATGAATCCATTAAAGTCTATCCCGGGTACGATTATTTCAGGTGTCATATTGGCCCTCATTATGGTCTTCGTTATGAAGGGCGAAGCCGGAACAGGCAACCCTATTGAGTGGACCATCTGGTTCCATGCCATTGTCGGTGTCCTCTGGATCGGCCTGCTGTACTACTTCAACTTCGTTCAGGTTCCCGGCGTTGGCCAGGCCCTTGCCGAAAAAGAACCCGGTCCAGCGGCTATTAACAAGTATATCGCCCCACGCGCCCTGGCCTGGTTCCGCTGGGCCGCCCTGCTGACCTGGCTGTCTGGTGCTGCTGCCCTGTGGAAACTGGGTATCCTGCACGCCGCCTTCACCCTGCAACCTCACGCTGCCGTTATCGGTGTCGGTGCCTGGTTGGGTACTATCATGCTGCTGAACGTCTGGGGCATCATCTGGCCTTGCCAGAAGCGTATCCTCGGTATGAAGGAAGCCTCACCGGAGAAGATTGCCAAGTGCAA
Proteins encoded:
- a CDS encoding N-acetylglutaminylglutamine amidotransferase; translated protein: MCGICGELRFDGSQPEQAAIDRMLKVLVPRGPDSGDSYLEGALALGHRRLAIIDLSARANQPMLDTETGNRLVFNGTIYNYRALRDDLRKRGHSFTSDGDSEVILKSYAEWGEQCVEHFHGMFAFALWDVKRRQLFMARDRLGIKPFYYARQRGRLRFASNPQALLAAGGVDTSLDAVALHHQLTLHAVVPAPRTVLSGVRKLEPGTTLTIQADGKTEHRRYWQLTAQRPAQDMSEDEWVEATHVALRTAVDRRRLAADVPVGVLLSGGLDSSLLVAMLCEAGQKDLKTFSIGFEDQPEEKGSEFEFSDQVVERYGTEHYKFLIPNDQVLTRLPEAVDSMAEPMVGQDAVAFYLLSERVSQEVKVVQSGQGADEVFGGYFWYHRMAAEKGDYLERFRKHYFDRPHHELLAALEPVWHGLDYTGGLIGERLHREGADSFMDQVLRMDTTMLITDDPVKRVDNMTMAWGLEARVPFLDHELVELAMQMPPEMRLREGGKYPLKAISRGRIPDAVIDRPKGYFPMPALKYVRGEFLDFMRDILHSQACRQRGLFQQAYVEQLLAAPERYLTPIMGSKLWHLALLEFWLQRNVDGAG
- a CDS encoding BON domain-containing protein, whose translation is MNKGFGKMTTRLLILSSVIMIMGLSGCAGALVGNTQPGTYQGSNTDRSHAQISTDGAITSSIRSRYRSDSLLSAADIQVSTYRNVVTLYGQVASRRIADRAVGIARGVSGVSRVVSKLSVAP
- a CDS encoding hydantoinase B/oxoprolinase family protein is translated as MDAVELTLFASRIEAVCEEMGARLQCAAFSPNIKDRLDFSCAVFDAAGELCAQAAHIPVHLGSMAFAMRDIVAEVDWHVGDMVVLNDPFFGGTHLPDVTLIAPLFIDGQLMAFVVNRAHHADIGADSPGSMPISHSLQEEGLIIPPSKLLRGGNIDEDLFRHIIGHLQHEQQARGDFAAQISANQAGLARLQELVSGLGRESFAQGLVELNDYAERLARSALSDIPDGVYRFEDVMDDDGLGHEDLPIIATLTVSGDDIAVDFTGTAAQTPGNINCPLSVAAAGVYYVFRCLMPAHTPACAGSFRSIRLSAPAGCLLNAKRPAAVAAGNVETSTRVVDVIMGALAQAIPQRIPAASHGSMNNIAMGARGEQPWDYYETLGGGMGAGQQGGGLSAVQTHMTNTLNTPIEVLEMHYPLRINRYAVREGSGGSGQHRGGDGLVREYEFLAPTSVTLLTERRRHRPWGVADGEAGQAGENRYNDKIVAGKVSLWVAAGDRIRISTPGGGGWGKP
- a CDS encoding urate hydroxylase PuuD, producing MNPLKSIPGTIISGVILALIMVFVMKGEAGTGNPIEWTIWFHAIVGVLWIGLLYYFNFVQVPGVGQALAEKEPGPAAINKYIAPRALAWFRWAALLTWLSGAAALWKLGILHAAFTLQPHAAVIGVGAWLGTIMLLNVWGIIWPCQKRILGMKEASPEKIAKCKVWALMASRTNTLLSIPMLLAMTASTFHNGGMPL